One Streptomyces sp. RPA4-2 genomic window carries:
- a CDS encoding DeoR/GlpR family DNA-binding transcription regulator translates to MYAPERQQEILRLARDGGRVDVLSLAEEFQVTAETIRRDLKTLDRAGLVRRVHGGAIPAGRLDFEPDLAERESTAADEKDRIALAAVAELPGEGTVILDAGSTVARLAGDLPLEATLTVVTHSLPIAARLADHPGIQLHLVGGRVRHRTRAAVDAWALRAYGEIRADVLFIAANGFSAEHGLTTPDLAEAAVKRAAVQAARRVVLLADSSKHGQEHFARFGDLSDVDLLITDTGLSPEDATDIERGGTEVVRA, encoded by the coding sequence ATGTACGCACCGGAGCGGCAGCAGGAGATCCTCCGGCTGGCTCGTGACGGCGGCCGGGTGGACGTGCTGTCGCTGGCCGAGGAGTTCCAGGTGACCGCGGAGACCATCCGGCGTGACCTGAAGACCCTCGACCGCGCGGGTCTCGTGCGGCGGGTGCACGGCGGTGCCATACCCGCCGGGCGCCTGGACTTCGAGCCCGATCTCGCCGAGCGCGAGTCCACCGCGGCCGACGAGAAGGACCGCATCGCCCTGGCAGCCGTGGCGGAACTGCCCGGTGAGGGCACGGTGATCCTCGACGCGGGCAGCACGGTCGCCCGCCTCGCCGGCGACCTCCCGCTGGAGGCGACGCTCACCGTCGTCACCCACAGCCTGCCGATCGCGGCCCGCCTCGCGGACCACCCCGGCATCCAGCTCCACCTGGTCGGCGGACGCGTCCGGCACCGTACGCGCGCCGCCGTGGACGCCTGGGCGCTGCGGGCGTACGGCGAGATCCGCGCCGACGTCCTGTTCATCGCCGCCAACGGCTTCTCCGCCGAGCACGGACTGACCACCCCCGACCTCGCCGAGGCCGCCGTGAAGCGCGCGGCCGTCCAGGCGGCACGCAGGGTGGTGCTGCTCGCCGACTCCTCCAAGCACGGCCAGGAGCACTTCGCCCGCTTCGGCGACCTGAGCGACGTGGACCTGCTGATCACCGACACCGGGCTGAGCCCGGAAGACGCCACCGACATCGAGCGCGGTGGCACGGAAGTAGTACGCGCATGA
- a CDS encoding MFS transporter yields the protein MTSTDIPPSGVAVRAPGPADRRRCFALAIVMTAAFMDLVDVTIVNIAIPSIQRDEGASFGQIQWITAGYALAFAAGLITGGRLGDIHGRKRVFLLGIGGFTVASALCGFAANPEMLVASRILQGGMAAMMVPQVLSIVHATFPAHERGKVFGLFGAIIGLGAVSGPLLGALLTEWNLFGLEWRPIFLINLPVGVAALILGRRFISESKAPKALKLDLVGVALVTLALLMLLYPLTRGRELGWPLWGYVSMAGSLVVFAGLVAYERRKAARDGSPLVELSLFKVKSFAAGIAVQTVFGVGLGVFFLVWTLYMQVGLGWTPLRAGLTGVPFSIAVSAAAGMSVQLLVPRFGRKVLQAGALIMAVGVLLYIWESDRYGMSIASWQMALPLVVMGAGMGFIVAPLTDAVLSEVPREHSGSASGLINTVQQMGNALGLGLVSVLFFGRIADRLTAVQVGPAFVHAFQYALGWVVALMAAIFLLMFALPKRPAQHVEGAGEEPVGEGPGGEDSAGEEPPSAGRGGVRDGVGSSGDAPVSDGGPVLTG from the coding sequence ATGACCTCCACCGACATCCCTCCCAGCGGCGTGGCCGTGCGGGCGCCGGGCCCGGCCGACCGGCGGCGCTGCTTCGCCCTGGCCATCGTGATGACCGCGGCCTTCATGGACCTGGTCGACGTGACGATCGTCAACATCGCCATCCCGTCCATCCAGCGGGACGAGGGCGCCTCGTTCGGCCAGATCCAGTGGATCACGGCCGGCTACGCGCTGGCCTTCGCCGCCGGCCTCATCACGGGTGGACGGCTCGGTGACATCCACGGCCGCAAGCGGGTCTTCCTCCTCGGCATAGGCGGATTCACGGTCGCCTCGGCGCTGTGCGGCTTCGCCGCGAACCCGGAGATGCTCGTCGCCTCGCGGATCCTGCAGGGCGGCATGGCCGCGATGATGGTGCCGCAGGTGCTGTCGATCGTGCACGCCACCTTCCCGGCGCACGAGCGGGGGAAGGTCTTCGGCCTCTTCGGCGCGATCATCGGTCTGGGAGCCGTGTCCGGTCCGCTCCTCGGCGCGCTGCTCACCGAGTGGAACCTGTTCGGCCTGGAGTGGCGGCCGATCTTCCTCATCAACCTGCCGGTGGGTGTCGCCGCGCTGATCCTGGGACGACGCTTCATCAGCGAGTCCAAGGCCCCGAAGGCCCTCAAGCTCGACCTCGTCGGCGTGGCTCTCGTGACGCTGGCCCTGCTGATGCTGCTCTACCCGCTGACCCGCGGACGTGAGCTGGGCTGGCCGCTGTGGGGGTACGTGTCGATGGCCGGCTCCCTCGTCGTCTTCGCGGGGCTGGTGGCGTACGAGAGGCGGAAGGCCGCGCGGGACGGTTCGCCGCTGGTCGAGCTGTCGCTGTTCAAGGTGAAGAGCTTCGCGGCGGGCATCGCCGTACAGACCGTCTTCGGGGTCGGCCTCGGCGTCTTCTTCCTGGTCTGGACGCTGTACATGCAGGTCGGTCTGGGCTGGACCCCGCTGCGGGCGGGGCTGACCGGAGTGCCGTTCTCGATCGCGGTCTCGGCCGCGGCCGGTATGTCGGTGCAGCTGCTCGTCCCGCGTTTCGGGCGCAAGGTGCTCCAGGCGGGCGCGCTGATCATGGCGGTCGGCGTACTGCTCTACATCTGGGAGTCCGACCGGTACGGCATGTCCATCGCCTCCTGGCAGATGGCCCTTCCGCTGGTCGTCATGGGAGCGGGCATGGGCTTCATCGTGGCGCCGCTGACCGACGCGGTGCTCTCGGAGGTTCCGCGCGAGCACTCCGGTTCGGCGTCCGGCCTCATCAACACCGTGCAGCAGATGGGCAACGCGCTCGGCCTCGGGCTGGTATCGGTGCTCTTCTTCGGCCGGATCGCCGACCGGCTCACCGCGGTCCAGGTGGGCCCGGCCTTCGTGCACGCCTTCCAGTACGCGCTGGGCTGGGTCGTGGCGCTCATGGCGGCCATCTTCCTCCTGATGTTCGCGCTGCCGAAGCGGCCGGCGCAGCATGTGGAGGGGGCGGGGGAGGAGCCCGTCGGAGAGGGGCCCGGCGGCGAGGACTCCGCCGGGGAGGAGCCCCCGTCCGCCGGGCGGGGCGGCGTTCGGGACGGCGTGGGCTCGTCGGGGGACGCCCCGGTGTCCGACGGTGGGCCGGTGCTGACCGGCTGA
- a CDS encoding YafY family protein translates to MTTDTPARLLQLLSLLQTPREWPGGELSERLGVSRRTVRRDIDRLRELGYPVQATKGADGGYRLVAGKAMPPLVLDDEEAVAIAVGLRAGAGHAVEGVEEASVRALAKLEQVLPSRLRHRVSTLQAATTPLTSGDGASIAPETLTVIASSVAGRERLRFAYRSGDGTPSRRQAEPYRLVSTGRRWYLVAYDLDRADWRTFRVDRVTEPASTGVRFTPRELPAGNAAEFLRQSMYRRQETYEFEVTFAAPAAFVAARLPNWLGAPEPIDEDSCRLRSSAGDSVEWLAVRIALVDCEFTVHRPPELVGHIRELGERLTRATGGAEDFGTVVG, encoded by the coding sequence ATGACGACGGACACGCCGGCCCGGCTTCTCCAGCTGCTCTCCCTCCTCCAGACGCCCCGCGAGTGGCCCGGCGGTGAGCTGTCCGAGCGGCTCGGGGTGTCGCGGCGCACCGTCCGCCGCGACATCGACCGGCTCCGCGAGCTGGGGTATCCGGTGCAGGCGACGAAGGGCGCCGACGGCGGTTACCGGCTGGTGGCGGGCAAGGCGATGCCGCCGCTGGTGCTCGACGACGAGGAGGCGGTGGCCATCGCGGTGGGTCTGCGGGCGGGCGCCGGGCACGCGGTCGAGGGCGTGGAAGAGGCCTCCGTACGGGCCCTCGCCAAACTGGAGCAGGTGCTGCCGTCCCGGCTGCGGCACCGCGTGTCCACCCTTCAGGCCGCGACCACCCCGCTGACCAGCGGGGACGGAGCGAGCATCGCGCCCGAGACACTGACCGTGATCGCCTCGTCGGTGGCCGGGCGCGAGCGGCTGCGGTTCGCCTACCGCTCCGGGGACGGAACGCCCTCGCGGCGGCAGGCGGAGCCCTACCGGCTCGTCTCCACCGGCCGTCGCTGGTACCTCGTGGCGTACGACCTCGACCGCGCCGACTGGCGCACGTTCCGCGTCGACCGCGTCACCGAACCCGCCTCGACGGGCGTCCGCTTCACACCACGCGAGCTGCCGGCGGGGAACGCCGCGGAGTTTCTGCGGCAGTCGATGTACCGGCGTCAGGAGACGTACGAGTTCGAGGTCACCTTCGCCGCGCCCGCCGCGTTCGTCGCGGCCCGGCTGCCCAACTGGCTCGGCGCGCCCGAACCGATCGACGAGGACAGCTGCCGGCTGCGGTCCTCCGCCGGTGACTCGGTGGAGTGGCTGGCCGTGCGGATCGCCCTGGTCGACTGCGAGTTCACGGTCCATCGGCCACCGGAACTGGTCGGCCACATAAGGGAGTTGGGCGAGCGCCTGACGCGGGCGACGGGTGGCGCGGAGGACTTCGGCACCGTTGTCGGGTGA
- a CDS encoding RNA polymerase sigma factor RpoD/SigA: MATRAVARRQSATGETRDAARSVRAVGGEIADRDLVGMYLDEIARTPLLDAAKEVELSQTIEAGVFARQIIDGEVDAPKADATREELDALIAEGERAKDVFIRSNLRLVVAVARRYPRSGLPLLDLIQEGNAGLVRAVEKFDYRKGFKFSTYATWWIRQAITRSIADQSRTIRLPVHLVEELGRIRRVQREFNRKNGREPEHAEIAAELDSTPARVGDVLDWARDPVSLNMAVDDNGDTQFGDLLEDTSAVSPEQSVLTLLRSEELDDLIGRLDQRTASIIKMRYGIDDGRERTLTEVGKEHGLTRERIRQIEKHALLELKKLARDTGFDAAA, encoded by the coding sequence ATGGCAACCCGTGCCGTCGCCCGTCGTCAGTCCGCCACCGGCGAGACCCGCGACGCGGCACGCAGTGTTCGCGCCGTAGGCGGCGAAATCGCCGACCGCGACCTGGTCGGCATGTACCTCGACGAGATCGCGCGCACGCCCCTGCTCGACGCCGCCAAGGAAGTCGAGCTGTCCCAGACCATCGAGGCGGGTGTGTTCGCGCGGCAGATCATCGACGGCGAGGTGGATGCCCCCAAGGCGGACGCGACCCGTGAGGAACTGGACGCGCTCATCGCCGAGGGCGAGCGGGCCAAGGACGTCTTCATCCGCTCGAACCTGCGGCTGGTCGTCGCGGTGGCGCGCCGCTACCCCCGCAGCGGCCTCCCGCTGCTGGACCTGATCCAGGAGGGCAACGCGGGCCTGGTGCGCGCGGTCGAGAAGTTCGACTACCGCAAGGGCTTCAAGTTCTCGACGTACGCGACGTGGTGGATCCGCCAGGCCATCACCCGGTCCATAGCCGACCAGTCACGGACGATCCGCCTCCCCGTGCACCTCGTCGAGGAGCTCGGCAGGATCCGCCGGGTGCAGCGCGAGTTCAACCGGAAGAACGGCCGCGAGCCCGAGCACGCGGAGATCGCCGCCGAGCTCGACTCGACCCCGGCGCGCGTCGGCGACGTGCTGGACTGGGCCCGCGACCCGGTCTCGCTGAACATGGCGGTGGACGACAACGGCGACACCCAGTTCGGTGACCTCCTGGAGGACACCTCCGCCGTCTCGCCCGAGCAGTCGGTGCTGACGCTGCTGCGCAGTGAGGAGCTGGACGACCTGATCGGCCGCCTCGACCAGCGCACGGCCTCGATCATCAAGATGCGCTACGGCATCGACGACGGCCGCGAGCGCACGCTCACCGAGGTCGGCAAGGAGCACGGTCTCACCCGTGAGCGCATCCGCCAGATCGAGAAGCACGCGCTGCTCGAGCTGAAGAAGCTGGCTCGCGACACGGGCTTCGACGCGGCGGCGTGA
- a CDS encoding GNAT family N-acetyltransferase translates to MTSERTDVQVRAGVESDLGALTKIYNHYVRETPITFDTAVLTPEERRPWLLSHLQDGPHRLMVATDTDREPGSGRILGYATSSGFRPKPAYVTSVEVSVYLAPGAGGRGIGTLLYEALFEALAGEDLHRAYAGVAQPNEASVRLHERFGFRHVGTYREVGRKFGRYWDVAWYEKELGPGSDPAG, encoded by the coding sequence ATGACGTCAGAACGTACAGATGTGCAGGTCAGGGCCGGAGTGGAGAGCGATCTCGGCGCCCTCACCAAGATCTACAACCACTACGTACGCGAGACGCCGATCACCTTCGACACGGCGGTTCTCACACCGGAGGAGCGCCGTCCGTGGCTGCTCTCCCACCTGCAAGACGGCCCTCACCGCCTGATGGTTGCCACGGACACGGACCGGGAACCAGGGAGCGGACGGATTCTGGGGTACGCCACATCCAGCGGCTTTCGCCCGAAGCCCGCCTACGTCACCTCGGTCGAGGTGTCCGTCTACCTCGCCCCCGGCGCGGGCGGCCGCGGCATCGGCACACTCCTCTACGAGGCACTCTTCGAGGCGCTGGCCGGCGAGGACCTGCACCGCGCCTACGCGGGCGTCGCACAACCCAACGAAGCGTCCGTGCGGCTGCACGAACGCTTCGGGTTCCGGCACGTCGGCACGTACCGGGAGGTGGGCCGGAAGTTCGGCCGTTACTGGGATGTCGCCTGGTACGAGAAGGAGCTCGGCCCCGGCTCCGACCCCGCCGGGTGA
- a CDS encoding MarR family winged helix-turn-helix transcriptional regulator: protein MNTASAPAEEPRWLTDEEQRTWRAYMHAATLLEDHLDRQLQRDAGMPHVYYGLLVQLVEAPRRRLRMTELAMNAKITRSRLSHAIARLEKNGWVRREDCPSDRRGQFAVLTDEGHEMLRRAAPGHVSAVRQAFFDRLTPEQNQALGDAMRVIAEGLQPKDAGADLPWLR from the coding sequence ATGAACACGGCATCCGCACCCGCTGAAGAGCCGCGCTGGCTCACCGACGAGGAACAGCGCACCTGGCGTGCGTACATGCACGCGGCCACCCTCCTCGAGGACCACCTCGACCGGCAGCTGCAGCGCGACGCGGGCATGCCGCACGTCTACTACGGGCTGCTCGTCCAACTCGTCGAGGCGCCGCGCCGGCGACTGCGGATGACCGAGCTGGCCATGAACGCCAAGATCACCCGCTCCCGTCTCTCGCACGCGATCGCCCGCCTGGAGAAGAACGGGTGGGTGCGCCGGGAGGACTGCCCGTCCGACAGGCGCGGCCAGTTCGCGGTGCTCACCGACGAGGGCCACGAGATGCTGCGCCGGGCCGCGCCGGGCCATGTCAGCGCCGTACGCCAGGCCTTCTTCGACCGGCTCACCCCCGAGCAGAACCAGGCCCTCGGCGACGCCATGCGCGTCATCGCCGAGGGGCTCCAGCCGAAGGACGCGGGCGCGGATCTGCCCTGGTTGCGGTAG
- a CDS encoding MFS transporter, with product MSSSATPTAAAETADAHSNRWKALAFIALAQLMVVLDATIVNIALPSAQRDLGISDGNRQWVITAYALAFGGLLLFGGRIADLWGRKRTFVTGLIGFAGASALGGAAQGEALLLGARALQGAFGALLAPAALSLLAVMFTDAKERAKAFGIYGAIAGGGGAVGLILGGFLTEYLNWRWTFFVNIPFAIIAALGAYFVIREPAGSRNRSPLDIPGVVLSTLGLVSLVYGFTRAESAGWSDSSTIGLFVASAVLLASFVLVESRVKAPLLPLRVITERNRGGVYLSLGLAIIAMFGLFLFLTYYLQIVKGYSPVKTGFAFLPMIAGMITGSTQIGARLMTRVPPRLLMAPGFLTAAIGMLLLTQMEIGSSYAGLLLPAQLLLGLGMGTAFMPAMSLATYGVQPQDAGVASAMVNTSQQVGGAIGTALLNTIAASATTSYIADHIGGAASKPQQQLVQLQGLVNGYTNAIWFAVGILVLASAIAVTLVNTGRPDMSSTVGTGEGAEDEIKVPVIAH from the coding sequence ATGTCTTCATCAGCAACACCGACAGCGGCGGCGGAAACGGCCGACGCGCATTCCAATCGCTGGAAGGCCCTCGCCTTCATCGCGCTCGCCCAGCTGATGGTCGTCCTCGACGCGACCATCGTGAACATCGCGCTGCCCTCCGCCCAGCGCGACCTGGGGATATCGGACGGCAACCGGCAGTGGGTCATCACGGCCTACGCCCTCGCCTTCGGCGGCCTGCTCCTCTTCGGCGGCCGCATCGCCGACCTGTGGGGCCGCAAGCGCACCTTCGTCACCGGCCTGATCGGCTTCGCCGGCGCCTCCGCGCTGGGCGGCGCCGCACAGGGCGAGGCCCTGCTGCTCGGCGCCCGCGCCCTGCAGGGCGCGTTCGGCGCGCTGCTCGCGCCCGCCGCGCTCTCCCTGCTCGCCGTGATGTTCACGGACGCCAAGGAGCGCGCCAAGGCCTTCGGCATCTACGGTGCGATCGCCGGTGGCGGCGGCGCCGTGGGTCTGATCCTGGGCGGTTTCCTCACCGAGTACCTGAACTGGCGCTGGACGTTCTTCGTGAACATCCCGTTCGCGATCATCGCCGCCCTCGGCGCGTACTTCGTCATCCGTGAGCCGGCCGGCAGCCGCAACCGCTCGCCGCTCGACATCCCGGGCGTCGTCCTGTCCACCCTCGGTCTGGTCTCCCTCGTCTACGGCTTCACCCGCGCCGAGTCGGCCGGCTGGAGCGACTCCAGCACGATCGGCCTGTTCGTCGCCTCGGCGGTGCTGCTCGCCTCCTTCGTCCTCGTCGAGTCCCGGGTCAAGGCTCCGCTGCTGCCCCTGCGCGTGATCACCGAGCGCAACCGCGGCGGTGTCTACCTCTCCCTCGGCCTCGCGATCATCGCGATGTTCGGCCTGTTCCTCTTCCTGACCTACTACCTGCAGATCGTGAAGGGCTACTCGCCGGTCAAGACCGGCTTCGCCTTCCTGCCGATGATCGCGGGCATGATCACGGGCTCCACGCAGATCGGCGCCCGCCTGATGACGCGGGTTCCGCCGCGGCTGCTGATGGCCCCCGGCTTCCTGACCGCCGCGATCGGCATGCTGCTGCTGACCCAGATGGAGATCGGTTCCTCGTACGCCGGTCTGCTGCTCCCGGCCCAGCTGCTGCTCGGCCTCGGCATGGGTACGGCGTTCATGCCGGCCATGTCGCTGGCCACGTACGGTGTCCAGCCGCAGGACGCCGGTGTCGCCTCCGCGATGGTCAACACCTCGCAGCAGGTCGGCGGCGCGATCGGTACGGCTCTGCTGAACACGATCGCCGCCTCGGCGACCACCTCGTACATCGCTGACCACATCGGTGGTGCCGCCTCCAAGCCGCAGCAGCAGCTGGTCCAGCTGCAGGGCCTGGTGAACGGTTACACCAACGCGATCTGGTTCGCCGTCGGCATCCTGGTGCTCGCCTCCGCGATCGCCGTGACCCTCGTCAACACCGGCCGTCCGGACATGTCCTCGACCGTCGGTACGGGCGAGGGCGCCGAGGACGAGATCAAGGTGCCGGTGATCGCCCACTGA
- a CDS encoding TetR/AcrR family transcriptional regulator yields METAIPVKRRMPRPRADALRNRERIVAAAREMFVEFGPEVPFDEIARRAGVGNATVYRNFPDRDALAREVVCSVMDRTSEWIEAALVEGGDAFDALSRFVHFSADERIGALCPMLSAAFDQNHPDLYAARERTVDLIEALMRRAREAGQLRSDVESGDLMVAVSQLTRPLPGTACQGIDRFVHRHLQLFLDGLRAPARSVLPGVAATVEGLRTA; encoded by the coding sequence GTGGAGACCGCCATCCCCGTGAAGCGTCGGATGCCCCGGCCCCGAGCCGATGCGCTGCGCAACCGGGAGCGGATCGTCGCCGCCGCGCGCGAGATGTTCGTCGAGTTCGGCCCCGAGGTGCCGTTCGACGAGATCGCCCGCCGCGCCGGTGTCGGCAACGCCACGGTGTACCGCAACTTCCCCGACCGCGACGCGCTCGCGCGGGAGGTCGTCTGCTCGGTCATGGACCGCACGTCGGAGTGGATCGAGGCGGCACTCGTCGAGGGCGGCGACGCCTTCGACGCACTGAGCCGTTTCGTGCACTTCTCGGCGGACGAGCGGATCGGCGCCCTGTGCCCCATGCTCTCCGCGGCCTTCGACCAGAACCATCCGGACCTGTACGCGGCACGCGAACGGACCGTGGACCTGATCGAAGCGTTGATGAGGCGTGCCCGCGAGGCAGGCCAGTTGCGCTCCGACGTGGAGTCCGGTGACCTGATGGTCGCCGTCAGCCAGCTCACCCGGCCGCTGCCCGGCACCGCGTGTCAGGGCATCGACCGGTTCGTACACCGTCATCTGCAGCTGTTCCTGGACGGTCTGCGGGCACCGGCCCGCTCCGTACTGCCCGGAGTGGCGGCCACCGTGGAGGGTCTGCGAACAGCCTGA
- a CDS encoding M6 family metalloprotease domain-containing protein — protein MQPTSHRIRRRRVAALASVTLLTLAVSTSAGTGHLTVGSTAAGSIALARSTALGPCMISGTKGVQMGEGIPTVPGYARSTGTVRALTVMVDFSDAPGQGSALDRLGEFFPQTQNWFRTSSYGRLDYRPETPIRHWLRMPKPFSAYGIERGAPFDPGYRGLVQDIVAAADPEVDFHSYDLLNVLVTPNAGPSALDTVLSVTFAGNAEAPVADGVPVSNASFVYSRQDDGSGSYADTGFRVLPHENGHTFGLPDLYTQDGGGSVGHWDIMSEDWGADNDLLGWHKWKLGWLDDSQVSCAARPGTTRYTLTPLSRPGGAKLVFVPTGTRTGFALELRTHGGNDTTICRPGILVYKVDADVDTGSGPITVYDSHKNSGGCTRSPNVHAELSDAPFAPGESFKDPKTGVTIAVTGTNPAGDYEVSVTRR, from the coding sequence ATGCAGCCGACCAGCCACCGGATACGCCGGCGCCGCGTGGCCGCCCTGGCCTCGGTGACCCTTCTCACGCTGGCGGTCAGCACCTCCGCCGGCACCGGGCACCTCACGGTGGGCTCCACGGCGGCGGGCTCCATCGCACTGGCCCGCTCGACGGCGCTGGGTCCCTGCATGATCAGCGGCACGAAGGGCGTGCAGATGGGGGAAGGGATACCCACCGTGCCCGGATACGCCCGCTCCACCGGCACGGTCCGGGCCCTCACGGTGATGGTCGACTTCTCCGACGCGCCCGGTCAGGGCAGCGCGCTCGACCGGCTGGGCGAGTTCTTCCCGCAGACCCAGAACTGGTTCCGCACCAGTTCCTACGGCCGCCTCGACTACCGTCCCGAGACCCCGATACGGCACTGGCTGCGCATGCCCAAGCCCTTCAGCGCCTACGGCATAGAACGCGGCGCCCCCTTCGACCCCGGGTACCGCGGCCTGGTCCAGGACATCGTGGCCGCGGCCGACCCCGAGGTGGACTTCCACTCGTACGACCTCCTGAACGTGCTGGTGACGCCGAACGCCGGGCCCTCCGCCCTGGACACCGTGCTGTCCGTCACCTTCGCCGGCAACGCCGAGGCCCCGGTCGCCGACGGTGTCCCGGTCTCCAACGCGTCCTTCGTCTACAGCCGCCAGGACGACGGCTCCGGCTCCTACGCCGACACCGGTTTCCGGGTGCTCCCCCACGAGAACGGCCACACCTTCGGCCTGCCCGACCTCTACACCCAGGACGGCGGCGGCTCGGTCGGCCACTGGGACATCATGAGCGAGGACTGGGGCGCCGACAACGACCTGCTCGGCTGGCACAAGTGGAAACTGGGCTGGCTCGACGACTCGCAGGTCAGTTGTGCCGCGCGACCCGGGACCACGCGGTACACGCTCACCCCGCTGTCCCGGCCCGGCGGCGCCAAGCTCGTCTTCGTCCCCACCGGCACCCGCACGGGCTTCGCCCTCGAACTGCGCACCCATGGGGGCAACGACACCACGATCTGCCGCCCCGGCATCCTCGTCTACAAGGTCGACGCGGACGTCGACACCGGGAGCGGCCCCATCACCGTCTACGACTCCCACAAGAACAGCGGCGGCTGCACGCGCAGCCCCAACGTCCACGCGGAACTGTCCGACGCGCCCTTCGCCCCCGGCGAGTCCTTCAAGGACCCCAAGACCGGCGTCACGATCGCGGTCACGGGGACGAACCCCGCGGGCGACTACGAGGTGTCCGTGACACGCCGCTGA